The Patescibacteria group bacterium DNA segment AAGATGGGAAAATGTTGAGCTTCAACTCAAATTTTGCTATAATAAAAACGATGAAAAATCAAAAAACAAAAAAAATTAAGCAGTTTATCGGGTTGGTATTACTGTGTAGTGCCATTTTTTTATTTAATTTTAGAGACGGCGCCAGCGCAACCACAGTTTCCGTCTCTACTAACAACGATAAACAAGTGCAGGAATTACAGCAAGAAATGGAGTTAAAAAAACTCGAGATTGAAAAAATTCAGAAAAAAATCGAAGTTTATCAAAAGGATTTGGAAAATAAACGTCGAGAAAAAATTACACTAACTAACGAACTGGATATTTTGTCGAATCAGATTAATGAATTGGAGCTACAGATGAATCAAGCCAATTTGCAGATAGACGCTACCAATTTAGAGATTCAGTCTGTACTTTTGCAAATTCTAGACAAAGAAGATGCGATTAGTAAACAAAAAGCGCAGTTAGCCGAAATCATCCGTTCTATCTATGGTAACGATCAGAGAAATTATTTGGAAGTTTTGGCTAGTAATAATAATTTTTCTGATTTTTTTGATGAAGTCGAGGGCATGACCCAGTTAGAATCTAAACTAAAGAGTTCTTTAGACGAAATGAAAGCTATGAAAGCTGATTTGGAAACCAAGCGTCAAGATCTGGATAAAAAAAGTATTGAGCTAAATACTTTAAAGGAAAAATTGGAAACAGCCAAATCCCGTCTTGACGGACAGGAAACGGCAAAGACTTATTATTTATCTCGCGCTAAAAAATCAGAAAAAGAATTTCAAAATTTGATTTCTCAGGCTCAAGCGGAACAAGCGAAGATAAACGGCGAGTTAGTTTCCCTGGAAAAAACCGTTCGACAAAGATTGCAACAAAGCGGAGAGGAGCTGTCTAGCACCGGGCGGTTTGTTTGGCCGGTACCAAAAAATGTTATAACTGCCACTTTTCACGATCCTGATTATCCCTTTCGCTATATTTTTGAACACCCGGCAATTGATATAAAAGCGGCACAGGGAACTCCGGTAAAAGCGGCGGATAGCGGTTATGTCGGAAAAGTAAAAGACGGCGGCGCCAAGGGTTACAGTTATATTATGTTAATCCATGATAATGGATTGGCAACCGTATATGGTCATGTTAGTAAAATTTATGTTTCCGCCGATACTTATGTTAAACAAGGCGACATAATCGGTCTTAGCGGCGGTATGCCCGGTACTTCCGGGTCTGGTTCTTTAAGTACTGGTCCCCATATGCATTTTGAAGTTAGACTTGATGGAATTCCTGTAAATCCGCTTGATTATTTACCGTGAAACTGTAGTTATTAGTTGTTGATAACCGCTCTTGCATTATCTTTTTTAGGATGTCATAATAACGCCACCTAAAAGCCAGCTAGGCTTATAAGGTAATAAAAATTAATCAAAAAACTATGTATTTTGACGACACTTTAAACGATGACGACTCAATCTTGGGTAACGACGAAGAAGAAAAAGATGAGTTTGGCGGTGATGACGAATTTGACGGCGATGATGAGTTTGGCGGTGATGACGACGAGTCAAGTGATGACGATGACGCCAGCTATGAAGGTGGCGAAAAAGAGGAATAGTTATTTTTTTAAAAACTCGGTCTGTAATAGTGCCGAGTTTTTTATTTGTTTTATATTGTGGATAACAAATGTTGACAAGGGGGCGCTAGCGCGGTACTATTTAGACAGTTGTCTAAATATCTAAAAAAACATATGTCGGCTTTTAATAAAACTTTTGCCGCGCTTTCTGATCCGACACGTAGGCAAATATTAGAGATGTTGCGCAAAAAAGACCTAACCCCGACAGAAATAGGGGAGAAATTTACTATTACCGCTCCTT contains these protein-coding regions:
- a CDS encoding peptidoglycan DD-metalloendopeptidase family protein encodes the protein MKNQKTKKIKQFIGLVLLCSAIFLFNFRDGASATTVSVSTNNDKQVQELQQEMELKKLEIEKIQKKIEVYQKDLENKRREKITLTNELDILSNQINELELQMNQANLQIDATNLEIQSVLLQILDKEDAISKQKAQLAEIIRSIYGNDQRNYLEVLASNNNFSDFFDEVEGMTQLESKLKSSLDEMKAMKADLETKRQDLDKKSIELNTLKEKLETAKSRLDGQETAKTYYLSRAKKSEKEFQNLISQAQAEQAKINGELVSLEKTVRQRLQQSGEELSSTGRFVWPVPKNVITATFHDPDYPFRYIFEHPAIDIKAAQGTPVKAADSGYVGKVKDGGAKGYSYIMLIHDNGLATVYGHVSKIYVSADTYVKQGDIIGLSGGMPGTSGSGSLSTGPHMHFEVRLDGIPVNPLDYLP